A stretch of the Xyrauchen texanus isolate HMW12.3.18 chromosome 20, RBS_HiC_50CHRs, whole genome shotgun sequence genome encodes the following:
- the dkk1a gene encoding dickkopf WNT signaling pathway inhibitor 1a, with translation MRLVSLLTIVTVYLAVCGGISADAQAGPVLQNSIRHLPAASSPSDAVSASPRITGTGDSNAPASPHCAVDAECKFGEFCNGSRGVCLTCRRRRKRCVRDGMCCAGNQCINGVCQPADDVGRVNATQQVGKTDAPTLAVTREKNFTAVQHPKRNTILTNPQHPVKGGEGETCLRSSDCLDGLCCARHFWSRICKPVLTEGQMCTRHRRKGTHGLEIFQRCDCRAGLTCRGQGERAGTESRNLHTCQPR, from the exons ATGAGACTGGTCTCATTACTAACCATTGTGACTGTTTATCTCGCTGTTTGCGGAGGAATCAGTGCAGATGCTCAAGCAGGACCTGTGTTACAGAACTCCATCAGGCATCTGCCCGCCGCATCCAGCCCGAGTGATGCGGTCAGCGCGAGCCCGCGCATCACCGGCACCGGAGACAGCAACGCTCCGGCG TCACCACACTGCGCCGTTGATGCTGAGTGCAAGTTCGGTGAGTTTTGTAACGGCTCTCGGGGAGTTTGTCTAACCTGCCGCAGGCGAAGGAAACGCTGCGTTCGCGACGGGATGTGCTGCGCTGGAAACCAATGCATTAACG GCGTGTGCCAACCTGCTGATGATGTTGGCAGGGTAAATGCCACGCAACAGGTTGGCAAAACGGATGCTCCTACTTTAGCAGTCACACGTGAAAAGAACTTCACTGCGGTGCAGCATCCTAAAAGAAACACCATCCTTACAAACCCACAGCATCCAGTGAAAG GTGGCGAGGGCGAGACGTGTTTAAGGTCCTCAGACTGTCTGGATGGGCTGTGCTGTGCCAGGCACTTCTGGTCACGAATCTGTAAACCAGTGCTGACTGAGGGGCAGATGTGCACACGGCACAGACGGAAAGGGACTCACGGTCTGGAGATCTTCCAGCGCTGTGACTGCAGGGCTGGTCTGACCTGCCGAGGCCAGGGAGAGAGAGCTGGAACAGAAAGCCGAAACCTCCATACCTGCCAACCGCGCTGA